From the genome of uncultured Methanobacterium sp.:
ATACAATGTTGAAGTTTTCATCCATAATGAAGATGGAAAAATAGAAAAGAAAGAAAGCTTCGGTAAAAACCTATATCCCGGGTAAATCTGGGATTTTTTACTTGTTTTAAGGAATTTCCCTCTTGTTTTAATTGTTTATTGTTCTAATTCTGTATTTTTTAAAAAAAAAATAAAAAAAATAATTCTCTATTCTGTGATATTCACATTGTAGAAAATTAGATCCACAGGGAGACAGTTATCCCATGGCCTTGATTTTGCCATTATTAAACTGGTTTCTCCGGTTTTTAAAGCTTTAAATTCGAAAATTCGTGTTCCACCTGATCCACATAATATTGGTGTATTTGGAATGTAATTTGAAGATTTAAGTTCTAAAAAATTCTGATCATAACTTTCACTCCAAATATAGCCAGTGGTGGGGTTTTCACGCAGTGCTATAGTGAATGTTTCACCATTTTTTACATTTATATTTTGTTGATGGCTCTGTTCTGCGGCAAATGATCCTGAAACCATGCTAAATGAAATCAACACCATGAAGACTAGACCTGCTATTTTAGATGCTTTAATATTTTCACCTCCATTATCACTTAATGTAAAATTTAAAAGTTTAAGTATATAAGGATTGTGTTTATTAAATGTAATTACATAAAACAAAGTTGAAATTCATCTGAAAACTAAAAATACAGGATAATTCTAATCGATCACTTGAAAAAATAGATATTAAACCCCTGAAACTATAAAAAAATAAAATCCGTGCATTAAAAACAAATCCTTAAATGATCTTTAGATGTTATAATTCCAAATTAATTATCTTAAAAAAATTGTTATTCCAAATTAATATAACTTCAAAACTATCTTCCCAATTGAAATAACTTCAATAATTATATTCCCAATTATTACAACTTCAAATTGTAATTAAATTCCCATATAAATTTCCCGGTGTGTTCACACCCTGCAAGATGCTCCATTTCATGAGAAACACCATAAGCTGCAGATCCTTCAAAACAAAGCGGCCCACCAATCCTTTTAAGACTTATCTCCATGATTTTAGGGTTAAGTTCTGCCAGTATAATATCTTCAGCATCGAGTTTCACCCTGAAGGGTCTTTCCACCAGTTCACGTTCATTTTTACCACCACACTTCTCCAGGCGCAGAACTTTACCCTCAGTGGAGATTAACATG
Proteins encoded in this window:
- a CDS encoding protease inhibitor I42 family protein; its protein translation is MVSGSFAAEQSHQQNINVKNGETFTIALRENPTTGYIWSESYDQNFLELKSSNYIPNTPILCGSGGTRIFEFKALKTGETSLIMAKSRPWDNCLPVDLIFYNVNITE